TACCGAGGTCAAGTGGCCACATTTGCTTGGCTTCTGATGAGGACTTTGTGTTGCTCTACTCGGGGCAGAAAAGGAGAGTAAGTGCGGGCCCTTGTGAGAGAGAAGGCAGCTGAGCTGCAAGATGGCTAAGCTATTGTCCTGAAAAGCATCAGCCCTGCATCTGTGGAGGCACGGGCTCACCCCTTGTGGTCTGAACGGCTCCCATTGGTCTCTGACACCTGGCAGCACTGCCCCTGAGGCTCAAACCTTAGTATgcggggtgttttttttttttttttttggttggaataAGTCATATTTAAACAAAGGCCAAGTGAAACAGGATGTGGGTCCCTGCAGGCAAGAACATGCCTGAGACAGAAAATGCAGTCTATAGAAGTAGAGCTGCTGTGTTCTAGGAAGAGCAAACGTGAGAAAGAACGAGcgagaaaagcagaaggaaatgaGATCAGAGAGGTAAGATCATGTGGTAACATCTTACAGAACACTGCAAAGTCGCTAGATTTCCTTCTAAGTACAAGGGAAAGCTTTTACACTGTTTTGAACAAAGCAGTCACAGAAAGGAGATCCTTGGCCCAGattgatttctgttttattatagGAGGTCAAACCCAGAGCATCATGTGTCCTGGATAAAAACTGTGCCACCAAGCCCCAGCCTTCCCCCACctcttgtttaaaatatatatattacattttaatttgtttcttgtgTGCATCTGCCATGGTggctgtgtggaggtcagaggacaactttcaggaatgtGTTCTCTCCCTTTGCCCTGGGTCCCTAGGGATCAATCTGAGGTCTTGTCTGTGAGCTTAGCCATGGGTGCTCTTTCCTGATAAACATCTAAACCCAGGGTCTTATTGGGTTATCCAGGATAGACTTGCACTCTCTCTTCTCTAAAACCCGGGCAGCCtttggtgatcctcctgcctcagcctcctagcaGTTGTGATTGCAGGACCAAATATCCAGCCTGGTGGTAAGTTGCTTTCAAAGGAAGGCTGTAGATGAAGCGGCGGTGTGGCTGAAAAGAAGCCGCCGCTGTTTAGCCATACGATGGGATGTCATTTGTCCTGAGGAGCCTTGTACTTCCCGACTGACAGGGATCTCCTCCAGTCCTCCCCGGAGGTTTGAAGATTTCTCCGTACACAGAAATACAGGCCGGTGTCCACCGCAAACAGGAGGCCCATCACTAGGCAGAAAGCGGCATGGAACCACACTAGAGAGGTGGTGGATGCCGTTGCTGAACCTGGGAGGAAAGCAGGAAGAATTGGAAGGAGTGAACCATTAAGACAGAAATTCAGAAATTAGGGACAGTGAGGTCCCTAGTGCAGAGCTTCTGTAAAGTGATTCACACCAAGTACTTAAAGTAAGGACAGGAGCAGATAAATCAGGAAGCCTTCAATGGacgttggttggttgcttggttggttgcttggttggttggttggttggttggttttttgaggcatagtttctctatgtaacagagctctggagctgtcctggactcactttgtagactaggctgacctcagactcacagagatctgccagcatctgcttcctgagtgctgagattccagctgtgcaccaccaggcctgccTTTCAGTGGACTTTTCATCTCTCAGCCTTCTCCAATGTGTTGCTAAGTCTGCATTTCCTAAAGGGCATGGCCATAGCTGTCTGAAATTATAGGAGACAAAGACTTTGTGGTCACTGGGTGTTAGGGCCTAGGTAGAATATTAAGGCCTAGATTGAATGTTAgggcctaggtaactgttacctgtcTAGCCTTCCATTATaagaaaactttctcatatgtctctgctgttactaggaaacttctAATGCCGGAACTGATTACCTATTGTcatgttctgtgcccttggaaaccaatcacaatggAAGTCGGTAGAACTGCTTTCTGTAGTTACACACAGTAAGCAAGGACCTGGACCtgagtataagcttttatggTGTTTGCTTTCATAAGCTGCTCTTGGGATGGACCCCAAcgtaagagagacacctgcaccaaaaAACTATTTGGACTAAGACTTCTACGTTGAGTAGTAGTCAAGTAACGTTTAAATTCCCAAGAACTCCCTGGGAATTGACATTCTTTGTCAGAAAGAGACGTGTATGTAGGTGGCTGACATCCTGGTAGACATGTTAGAATATAAATATTAGAGAAGACAAGTCCCCCGCCACAGTCGGATAGAAAcaggataaatgtacaacaagcacatgttcctaaggaaatcccccgATGCAGATGTTTGTGGAGTTGGGGCTTAACATAGGGATTTTAGATCCTATGGGATCTTAACCTGGGTCATGGTTCAGTTCCTGAATCTGGACCATAGCCGTGGCCAATCAATCCTGGGGCATATGCTCAATAAACTCTCTCCATCTGATTGAGATCGGTTTTCAGGTGGTTTGTGAGGtgattcctggaccccaacagtGAGATTTGGCAACTGCCACGTGAAACATCCCATTTGAGACAGGGATTTTCAGTCAGAGTTTTGATGGAAGCCATCTCTTCCTCTCCAGACTGACCTCTTAAttatcatcctcctgcctcaacgttgcaagtactggagttacagggctGCATTAACAGGAATCCTTAAAAGGCACTGTGAGTATACCAGGAGAGGAGCAGAACGCAGATGGCATTCTACCTCAGCTTGAGCTCAGAACCTGTCACTCCGAGATGCCTGAAGACAAGTCTCATGGCTGGAAAACATCCCTTGGGCAACCTTGAACTAGCAGTCCATAAACCACTTCAGTAGCTCTTTACCCACCACCTCCTCTGGTCCTGTGACTGAGACGTGTTCACTAACCAATACCAGCCAGTCAACAGAGGTTGCAATTCTGAAAGGCAGAATTAGGATTTCACAATGCGAAATTTCTCAAGAACAGAGTCATGTTTTTCTTGTGAGTAGAGAAAGATTCTCAGGCCAACGTGGCTGCCCTAAACTAGAACCTAAGGTGTCAGTAGACGGCCACACATCTCAGAATCCTAGTGTTAGGACACAAGACAGAGCAGAGTGTTTTCAAAGAGAGTAGCGGGCATTGTGGCTCACCTTGGACAGTGATGGTGACAGGCTTGGACTCGTGTACTGTCCTTTCTAGATATGCTTTGCAGTAGTAGTCCCCACTGTGACTGTGGTTGGCGTTTGAGATGGAGTAGCTAACATCATAAGGATCATATGACACATATACTCCATTCTGGTAGAAGAAGATCTTGGTCAGCTGTATGCTCTTCCAGCCGTGACACCTCAATGTGATGGTTTCTCCTTCCAGAAACACCAGTTGAGGGGTCTGGAGCAGCAGCCAGTCTGAAAGATGGAAAGACACTTTACCAAGAGTAAGATACAAAGGGGTAGCTGGGCGATGGTGTCACACGACTTTATTACCCAAACTCTAGAGACTCTgcgagttcgaggccaccctggtcggggctacacagagaaactgtctcaaaaaagaaagaaagaaagaaagagagagagagagagagagagagagagagagagagagaaagagaaagaaagaaagaaagaaaaaggaaaaatcgggttggggatttagctcagtggtagagcgcttgcccagcaagcgcaaggccctgggttcggtccccagctccggaaaaaaaaaatccaacacacaaacaaaaagacaccAAAGTGCTGGAGAATCTCTCATCAGAACGTCTCTCAGCACAATGCagacatgagggcctgagtttaatCCGTAGGGACAGGGAATGTTGTAAAATCACAACAcctcagaggtggaggcagagcaatcagaaatGCAAGGTCATCCTCGCTATGTAGCAAGCCTggcccatatgaacaacaacaacagcagcagcagcaacaacaacaacgaaaacccagggcctgtgcagCAGCCTATCCCACAGGTCCACGTGACTCACACAGAAAAAACATTCCATTACATTTATGAGGTCTTAAAAGCAATTTCAAAACAGTTTTATGGATTTAAAACACTATACTTAATGTAGGACATACATTAATTTCAGTAACTATAGGTGTTGTAGAATAGAACTTTTGGTTTATTATTAGAATAAGTGTTTATGGTCTGGGCTTACTAGTTTaatgatatgattttttttaacaactcTTAGAAAGTGAGGTAAGTAGTCCTTAACTGTATTTGATTGAGTAGAGCCTGAATCAGGCCAGGTTCTCTGTCCTAGTCTGCTCCGGCTTCCTTGACAAAGTACCATAAACTAAGCAcccaagccagatgtggtagagcctgtctgtaatcccaggatgtGGCAGttagagcagaaggagcagagttcaaggttatcctcgaACCTGGGCTCCATGGTACTCTCATCCTGATAAACAAATGTTCCAAACAGGACCTCGGAGGCATTATACACAATGCACACTTCTCAAATAAATCCAAAGCCAGAGGCCAGAAATGTTACCTCTAATGAGAGCTCACTTCCTAGTTTATAGAAGTGAGCTTTATTGTCATTCCTACAGAACTTTTGTAGTCTTCCTCATACGGACTCCACTCTCCTAACCTAGTTACCTCCTCCCAGGACCACCCCCTAATACCATGCCTTGGTGGTAAGATTGCAATATCTCAACCTTGGAACATAAGCGTTTGAGAGCACAGCACACCCTGAGTGGAATCTTCCACCAACAAAAAAACGGAAGTGTCTGACCTTCTCGGGGAGTGTAGAAGTTTGTGACATTGAAGCACAGGCTGACCAAGAAGTCATTACATAACCATGGCTGCCAGCATGCTTCCTGTCTCAGTCAATATTACATACAGGTGTGAGCTATCATGTCCTGTAAGCCTGGTAAgagctctttgtttggtggtttggtttggtttggtctggtctggtttggtctggtttggtttggtctggtctggtttggtctggtttggtctggtttggtttggcttggtttggttgaGATGTGTCAGGTCTTGTTATAGTAGCCCTGGTATCCTACTCACCctgcaggccaggctggactccaactcccagagctccacctgcttctgcctcccgaatgctgggattaaaggttcatgtcaccatacctggttttTTCAATAAGATCTTTTTAAATTCCCTGTTCTCCTCTGAATCTGAACAAAAAGGGCAGAACGTTTTAAAACTTACAATGATTTTCCTGTCTTCATTCAGAACAtcctgggaggcaggagagatggctcataggttaagagcactgtctggtcttccagaggtcctgagttcagttcctagcaaccacatggtgatttaTAACCAGCTAGAATAAGattctagtgccctcttctggccttcaagcgtccatgcaggcagaatgctatatacctaataaatctaaaaaatactACAACCGTCCCCAATACTTCATCGATGGTAGGAGTCACATGGTAGGAGTCACATGTATGGTACATgcatatcatgcacacacacaccccacagtacACATGCAGAGGTCAATGTATAAgtcagttggttctctccttcaacctctatcagagattgaactcaggtcaacaTGGCCGTGTGGAAAGCACTTTTATCTagagagccatcttgccagctctacACTTTTCTGTTTGGTtacttggttttgtgtttgttttgttctttgggaGTGTGCACTTTGTTGGTTTTGGGGACAGTGTttcactgtgcagccttggctggcctggaattcactgagatccacttgcctctgccttctgagtgctgggcttataggcatTTGTCACTATGCCCTACCAcatctgtctatttttttttaaaggaagactaGTTTAACATCTGGCTGAGCAGTAACTCGAGggctactgtgatggtttgcttatgctcagcccagggagtgtcactattggAGGGTGttaccctgttggagtaggtgtggtcttgctggagtaaGTGCATCACTGCaggtgtgggctttaagtccCTCgtcatagctgcctggaagtcagcattctgctagcagccttcagatgaagatgtagaactcttagctcctcctgcaccatgcctgcctggacactgccatgctcccaccttgatgtcaatggactgaacctctgaacctgtaagccagccccaattaaatgtcctttataggacttgccttggtcatggtgtctgttcacagcagtaaaaccctaactaagagacaGCTACCTACAGCCTCTAAGGGTAATTTGTAATTCTATATTTTCATAGGACAAGCAAGAACCATGGGCTGTTTCGGGACAAAtaagatgtaaagaaagaaaatgagtagcTATGGTGTTCACTGGGCAGATTTTTGAAGTTAATCCAATATTTATTTCTCAGAGTGCTGTCTATGGAAACTGCCTATACTTCCAAgatctctccagcactggaaccttaaaaaaccattttattttacCTTGCTTTATTTCGAGAcactctcactatgtagccctggttgatcTAGAACTTACAGAGACACACCTGCCTtatgcctccagaatgctgggattaaatgaatGTGTAACCATACCCATCCTTAAagtactgttgttgctgttgctgttgttgttgttgttgtttttaatctgttttgGTATTAAATGGGAGAATCTAAAACACTAGATACTTACATGTATTAGCCTCAGGGCTTGTGTACCAAGATATATCTGAGGTAAACTATTAAACTCCTATTTTCAGATATTAGAGTGGGATAGGAATAgtgttcaaggtcattttcattaTAGACGCTGTTAAACTGAACACCATCACTTATTTGCACAAACCTGAATCAGATCATGTGACTCGGTCAGTTAAGACCACCCCACAATGGAATGCTGCCTCGCCACAAGAATGAACCCcgtttgcaaaaaaaaatgtggattgAACTGAAAATCGTTCTGTTAAAGTGAGCTAAGCCGGCTATAGAAAGACACAGGTGCAACATCACACATATTATAGTATTGGAAATACTCAATCTTCCAGAGGTTGAGACCACAATGGAAGTTAGCGGAGgttggaaagagaagagggaagggtgaTTTACAGTCAGATAGGAGCAAAACATTTCGAAATGCTTTGTGTAGTAGAGCATCTATGAACAATGACATTGGACTGTgtatacaaaaatagaaataggggttggggatttagctcagtggtagagcgcttgcctagcaaatgcaaggccctgggttctgtccccagctccgaaaaaaagaaaaaacaatagaaataataaGAATCGTCAGTGTTTATGTTATGAAGCAGTGGTAAATATTTGAGGTGGTGAGTATACCCAACTTAAACCAATTTAAGAACTAAACAATATGCACACAATAAAAGGTTGCATGCTGTCCTCCATAAATATATCCCATGTATCAAGTAAGACTAATTTCAAGTTTTGAAACCTTGAAGTACTATAGGCTTTCATCTCGTCTAGGGATAAAAGTCGTCACACAGCCTATCTGCTCCACGTGTTTCACTCGATTCCCTTCCCCTCATCTCTGGCCTCACTTGCCAGATTTCAGTTCCACCCTTGGGGATCTCGACTCCTTGCTCCTCTTGCTTGTTGAGTCTGCCCCTGTCCTATAGTCTTTAAGACTTTCCTTCCTAGAGTCTCTGTGCTTCTCCCACAATGCCCTGGCAGAGCTGATGTTTACGAAGCAGGggcttccttctgcttctctcacAACAGCCCTTCTGTGGCCTCGAACCTCTTGCTCAATTGAGATTGAGACCCACACAGGCGTCCTCTTCCACCCAAGACTATACGGAGTAAGTGATAAGGGAAACGTGTCTTTCAGAAAAGCTCTCCGTGATGTTTCCCAGAAACCACACCATCCTTTTTCTTGTAAATGTTTGCCCTGTACGCAGTCTCCAGACCTGGTATCACAGCTGCTCCCCGGACCAACTTTTACTAACCAGAAATCACTTCCAGATGTACGGGGTCGCTGAGGCTGGTGTGCTCCATTCGGCACCGGTATTCTCCACTGTCATTGACTGTGGCCTTAAACGTGTAGCTGGCTTGGACCTGGCCCCAGGTGGAGCTCTGGTTGTGGAACCACTGGGTAGAAGAGTTTCCAGGATTGTGGGTCCCTTCGCACGTCAGCGTCACAGTGTCGTCCCTGAGCACCTGGATCCATGGGGGATCACGTTTCACCACAGCCTTTGGAAGATCTGCTGTGAGTGAGAGAAGATATAAACAACTCAGTTTTGAGGGACTGTGCATTCCAAAGGGGAACAAGGGGCCAGAGAGTCCCCATCCCAGACCAGCTAAAGGTCTGAGGATAATGACTCAGAGCTATAACCTAGCAACGGGAAGGGCGGAGCTTTTAAGATCTGAGACACATAATTAATTCAAGACCACTGCGGGCAACTTAGCAAGTCTATTCAAAATaaattgttggttttttttttctttttttggagctggggaccaaacccagggccttgctcttgctaaagtgctctaccactgagctaaatccccaacccttcaaaataatttgttaaaggcttgtaactcagtggtagaagctTGTGTAGCACACTTCAAGTCCTAGTTCAATCTCTATCTCTAAACCATTTTCAAAAATCATATACTTGCCCTGGTCTCTTTCCCTTCAGTGTTTGGAGAATCCAGTTGGAATCTTACCAAGGATTAAACTTCAGGGCCCATTGTGAGAAAACTGCTCAATCTGAACCCAAGCCTGATCCTTGGTAAAGCAGACATTTCCTTACAAATTAAACACAGTGTTCTGTCGTAAGATAGCAACGCCTTGTAAACAAGGGAAACACAAACTTACCAGTCTGCCTGTCTGCAAAAGCtgtaaagaggaagagagagggtgggggtcAGTGTTGAACAGCAGCAGATAAAGTTGTGTGTTAGGAGTCCTCATAAGCTTACAGCCCTTTCCCCATGAGCCTCCTCATGAGTCTTTCCAGTTTATCttatctgtttttaatttatgtagcTCGAATATCTTTCTCACTTAGTGCCAAGTGCTTGGCACAGCTGCAAAGCAAGTATGAATATTTGGCTCAAGACAGCCTTTTGAGAGACCGTAAAAGGACCTCCGGATTCTGACCTTTAAGTAACGCTTAGAGTAAAAAGAAGTTAGAatcctcttttgttgttgttgttgtagttacAGTATCACCATGTCAACCAGACTAACCACTTGCCTGTCTCCTAAGGGCTGAGACTAAAAcatgtatcaccacacccagctctaaaAACCtcttttttgacagggtctcacaaagCTAGGTTGGCCTGGAATTGGAACTTACTACAGttgaagctgaccttgaactcctgattcttctgtcgACACCACacacaagtgctaggattacaatcAGGTACCACCAGACATTGTGGCTCTTGCCTTTTAAATCTCTCCCTGGTTTCTAAACAAGACCCACTCTTCACTACCCTGGTCTCTAGAATCCAGACAGTAGGAGAGGCTGAAAGGATTGTATTTCAAGATGATCCTTACTCACCAAACAGCAGCAACATTGTCAGTGGTGGGAGTAGCCATTGGCTTCCAGAATGTGCATTCTGAAACATCTGGGTCTCCAAAGTCATTCAAGAACTGGGTCAGAGTCTGATGAGGTCTAGGAGATGAACTgcaaaaagaggaaggaaatggactCTCTTGCTTAACCACATGGGTCAGCAGACTCTGTTTCTGCTAACTTAACAATAGCAAGTTAAACAAGATGTGGTCTCTGCTTGATAGTCATAGCTTCTACACGTAGCCCCTTCTTGTATACTTCGGGGAAACCCCAAGTTACTGTTGGTTGTGAGGAAAATGGGGAGAACACTAGAAACCAGAGGAAGCCTCTATTTACTGCCTTGATCTGATGCTCTTTCATAAATTCCTGGGCTGCCTCACAGGCCAACGCAGAAAGCCTCAGGGCAGCTTCGGCTAAGGAACTTTGACCTAGGTGAGATAAACAGATCTTCTAAACAGGTAATTGAAAGAAACAACAtttgactattattattattattattattattattattattattattattattattattatctgaaGAAGTAAGTCCAAAAAGGTCTCTACCCTATATGCAAGTGTCTGACCTTGCCCTCCACATACATAAGAAGtcgtggggtggggggtgggcagtTGTTTTGGTATTTGAGACATTGTCTGTCTATGCAGCCCAGACTGTCCTGAAAAATCACTATACAGATCAGGTTGCCCTTGAGCTCACACAGCCTGCCTCTGACaactgagtactgggattaaaagcatgtgcctttaatcctctGGTAAGGCCTAGAGCAAAAACAACgtttttaaatagaagaaataaatttgttaaaaaagaaattatagagctggagagatggctcagtggttaagagcactgactgcttttccagaggtcctgagttcaaatcccagcaaccacatggtggctcacaactctctgtaattggatctgatgccctcttctggcgtgtctgataactaaaataaataaatcttaaaaaggaaaattataataTCATAAATGATATtcaaatgaggaaaatgaaagctggcaagatggctcagtaggtaaaggcatgGACTGACATTTGATGGccagcctcacacacacacacacacacacacacacacacaccagcataaTTTTGATATGCTTTAACTAGCTCAATGGATGGGCATTTCTAAACCTCCCTGTGGCTAGCACACATTCCCTTCCAGGGAGGcttaacaccttctaaatctatatttaatctttgctgccctgttacaTTCTGGGCAGCccccttccatccccctccccccattccctttccacctacattgctggatgatttctcttctgcagctcttaaatctgatccCTCTTCCTCTGAGTCATGGCCATTctattcttcctcccctctctctgtcccttacccatgcaatctaaaagtcccacctccatctccctgcccagtcattggctatacagcaattctttattaccaatcaaagtcagctgggggcagggaccctcaggtctAAAAGCAAGGCTTTTGGGAgctgaattaagacaaagcattagaaccaattcccaacacacacactcacacacagacacacagacacacagacactacatatatatatatatatatatgtttatatatatataattttgaccCAGTTCTGACACTCTATCTACATGACTGTTTCATAGAACAGACATAACAAAAGTCAGGAAACTTGAGCGTGCATGTATAGTTGTCACGTAACAGAATCCTTCTGTAGGTTATGGTCTGCTGTTTGGCAATCTTTCCTGGAACTGTACATCCCTCTTGTCCTGTTACAGCTAGTCTCCTCTGCAGAATTATTACTTCTTTACAACCTTTGTTACAACATTTCAGTGTTTCACACTATTTAATTTCCAAAAGCTGACATACTGTTTTGCCTTGAACATATTTCAATGTAGACTCAATTTTAAGTACTTCAAGGGTGGTGGCCACTGCATATATATCAAATGTGTAGAGGAAAAAATGATTTAGAAAATTCCTAATCTCACAAAGAAATAAGCAAGCTCATCCCTGTGCCCTCAAAGCACCCAGCACTTCTATGGCAACTGACTTAAGGCATTAAAGTAGATGGCTTGTATGGAGTAACAGGGGTGATTTCTGGACCTCCTTAACTTTGTCAATTGAGGTTAACAAACTCAGGACTGATAGCTTATGCCTTATCCCAGTTTACAGCGACCAACAGGGAACCCTTGATGACTACTGTGTTCTGTAGAACAGTGCTCATTTCTTCTCTGGAATTCCTCCATCTCTGTATAGTGCTATATCTTTCCTCATTTTATGTCAGTCAACATGAGAAGCATCAGTCCCTTACCCGCACT
This is a stretch of genomic DNA from Rattus rattus isolate New Zealand chromosome 10, Rrattus_CSIRO_v1, whole genome shotgun sequence. It encodes these proteins:
- the Fcgr2a gene encoding low affinity immunoglobulin gamma Fc region receptor II-a, encoding MTLETQMFQNAHSGSQWLLPPLTMLLLFAFADRQTADLPKAVVKRDPPWIQVLRDDTVTLTCEGTHNPGNSSTQWFHNQSSTWGQVQASYTFKATVNDSGEYRCRMEHTSLSDPVHLEVISDWLLLQTPQLVFLEGETITLRCHGWKSIQLTKIFFYQNGVYVSYDPYDVSYSISNANHSHSGDYYCKAYLERTVHESKPVTITVQGSATASTTSLVWFHAAFCLVMGLLFAVDTGLYFCVRRNLQTSGEDWRRSLSVGKYKAPQDK